The Capsicum annuum cultivar UCD-10X-F1 chromosome 1, UCD10Xv1.1, whole genome shotgun sequence sequence NNNNNNNNNNNNNNNNNNNNNNNNNNNNNNNNNNNNNNNNNNNNNNNNNNNNNNNNNNNNNNNNNNNNNNNNNNNNNNNNNNNNNNNNNNNNNNNNNNNNNNNNNNNNNNNNNNNNNNNNNNNNNNNNNNNNNNNNNNNNNNNNNNNNNNNNNNNNNNNNNNNNNNNNNNNNNNNNNNNNNNNNNNNNNNNNNNNNNNNNNNNNNNNNNNNNNNNNNNNNNNNNNNNNNNNNNNNNNNNNNNNNNNNNNNNNNNNNNNNNNNNNNNNNNNNNNNNNNNNNNNNNNNNNNNNNNNNNNNNNNNNNNNNNNNNNNNNNNNNNNNNNNNNNNNNNNNNNNNNNNNNNNNNNNNNNNNNNNNNNNNNNNNNNNNNNNNNNNNNNNNNNNNNNNNNNNNNNNNNNNNNNNNNNNNNNNNNNNNNNNNNNNNNNNNNNNNNNNNNNNNNNNNNNNNNNNNNNNNNNNNNNNNNNNNNNNNNNNNNNNNNNNNNNNNNNNNNNNNNNNNNNNNNNNNNNNNNNNNNNNNNNNNNNNNNNNNNNNNNNNNNNNNNNNNNNNNNNNNNNNNNNNNNNNNNNNNNNNNNNNNNNNNNNNNNNNNNNNNNNNNNNNNNNNNNNNNNNNNNNNNNNNNNNNNNNNNNNNNNNNNNNNNNNNNNNNNNNNNNNNNNNNNNNNNNNNNNNNNNNNNNNNNNNNNNNNNNNNNNNNNNNNNNNNNNNNNNNNNNNNNNNNNNNNNNNNNNNNNNNNNNNNNNNNNNNNNNNNNNNNNNNNNNNNNNNNNNNNNNNNNNNNNNNNNNNNNNNNNNNNNNNNNNNNNNNNNNNNNNNNNNNNNNNNNNNNNNNNNNNNNNNNNNNNNNNNNNNNNNNNNNNNNNNNNNNNNNNNNNNNNNNNNNNNNNNNNNNNNNNNNNNNNNNNNNNNNNNNNNNNNNNNNNNNNNNNNNNNNNNNNNNNNNNNNNNNNNNNNNNNNNNNNNNNNNNNNNNNNNNNNNNNNNNNNNNNNNNNNNNNNNNNNNNNNNNNNNNNNNNNNNNNNNNNNNNNNNNNNNNNNNNNNNNNNNNNNNNNNNNNNNNNNNNNNNNNNNNNNNNNNNNNNNNNNNNNNNNNNNNNNNNNNNNNNNNNNNNNNNNNNNNNNNNNNNNNNNNNNNNNNNNNNNNNNNNNNNNNNNNNNNNNNNNNNNNNNNNNNNNNNNNNNNNNNNNNNNNNNNNNNNNNNNNNNNNNNNNNNNNNNNNNNNNNNNNNNNNNNNNNNNNNNNNNNNNNNNNNNNNNNNNNNNNNNNNNNNNNNNNNNNCAAGTTAAAATATattaaacaaattgaaacggagggacTACTTTATGTGTCATTTTTCGttttttaaagtcaaataatTTAAGCTTGATCCTAAATTTGGGcacaaaatcttaaaaattttaaaaataaaaattattatatttgaaaactacaTAGTATTATAAGTCAGAATTATTGATATTGGAAATACTTACAAGATTATGgaaaaattatgatcaaaataaacATGTTAggatctcaaaatctaaaaaataacacataaattaAACGAAAGGAGTATAACTTAACATTAGTAACTAAATCAgacataaaacaatactaaactTTTATCATTGGAGTGTTGTCTATGTTTATCGTGCATATCAAATGACCCTTAAAGTTTTGATTTCTCAAATAAAGACActccttatttttttcattctaccAAGTTTTTTTGCCCAAACtatttgaaaaacaaaaacattTAAACAAGTTCTTTTGAGGTAACATATGAACCAGGCGGAGGACAAGGAAAGGATTTACGACCTGTGGCGTCACTCTGTCATCCTAAGAATCGACTCCAAAAAAAGAATTCTCTCTCTCATGGACGAAACCATGATGGACCGATCCTCGGAGACCCGCATACCGCCGGAACCCCCAGACAAAGGATCTTCTCACGATTCTACTGACAATCCCATTCCGACAACCTACAGTGAAATCCTCATGGCTCAAAGCATCACTGTCACGAGCTTCCCAATGGCACTCCAAGAGGACCCCCCTCTGGTAGAATCATCTGAGTTAGGCGACACAATACCTCTAACGGCAGAGGACAAGGAAAGGATTTACGGCCCGTGGCGTCACTCTGTCGTCGTAAAAGTTCTGGGTAAGAGGTTCAACCATCACTATCTACGCAAGAAACTAGCTGATTTGTGGAAAATAAATGACCCCTTCCGGCTAATAGATCTAGGCAAGGATTTTTATACTGCAAATTTTAATAGGGAAGATCTTCAAAGGAAGGTGCTCCAACAAGGACCATGGTTTGTAGCTGGTGCCTACTTATCGGTTCGAAGTTGGGTCCACAACTTCGTCCCCAGTGATTCTAAAGTGCTAACTATGGCAATCTGGGTCAGGTTACCAGAATTACCAACTGAGTTCTAAGATAGAATCATCCACGAGAAGGTAGGGCAAAAGATCA is a genomic window containing:
- the LOC107848195 gene encoding uncharacterized protein LOC107848195 — encoded protein: MNQAEDKERIYDLWRHSVILRIDSKKRILSLMDETMMDRSSETRIPPEPPDKGSSHDSTDNPIPTTYSEILMAQSITVTSFPMALQEDPPLVESSELGDTIPLTAEDKERIYGPWRHSVVVKVLGKRFNHHYLRKKLADLWKINDPFRLIDLGKDFYTANFNREDLQRKVLQQGPWFVAGAYLSVRSWVHNFVPSDSKVLTMAIWVRLPELPTEF